The following proteins are encoded in a genomic region of Glycine max cultivar Williams 82 chromosome 18, Glycine_max_v4.0, whole genome shotgun sequence:
- the LOC102666454 gene encoding DNA mismatch repair protein MSH6, whose product MLSSATHNSLVALDELGRRTTASYGQEYLVRKVQYCGLFCTHYHRLAVDYLKDPKFYLCHMACQVGGGIAGLYEVTFLYRLTPGAWPKSYSVNVAQMSGECV is encoded by the exons ATGCTG TCATCAGCTACTCATAATTCATTGGTGGCTCTGGATGAGCTTGGGAGAAGGACTACAGCTTCTTATGGGCAAGAATATCTTGTGCGGAAGGTGCAGTATTGCGGATTGTTTTGTACTCACTATCATCGATTAGCTGTTGATTATCTCAAAGATCCAAAG TTCTATCTCTGCCACATGGCATGCCAAGTTGGTGGTGGAATTGCAGGTTTATATGAAGTCACCTTTCTTTACAGGCTTACCCCTGGTGCTTGGCCCAAGAGCTATAGTGTTAATGTTGCTCAAATg AGTGGTGAATGTGTCTAG